From one Cyprinus carpio isolate SPL01 chromosome B3, ASM1834038v1, whole genome shotgun sequence genomic stretch:
- the LOC122136840 gene encoding zinc finger protein 664-like: MNIHTGEKTYMCSHCDKRFSRSGDLKTHERIHTGEKLYTCDQCGKTFSGASYLRKHLRVHTKEKLPSCHLCGKSFSCLQNLKVHQKIHTGVREYMCFECEKTFTTANCLKLHQRIHTGEKPYKCSHCDKRCSHLTHLKTHERIHTGEKPYKCSHCDKRFNHSANLKTHERIHTGEKPYHCTDCGKCFIQYSSLHKHTKNNHSK; the protein is encoded by the coding sequence atgaacatccacactggagaaaaaacgtacatgtgttcacactgtgacaagagattcagtcggtcaggAGACctaaaaacacatgagaggatccacactggagagaaactgtacacatgtgatcaatgcggcAAAACATTTTCGGGCGCTTCATACCTGAGAAAACACCTgagagttcatacaaaggagaagctaccttcatgtcatttgtgtggaaagagtttttcatgtctacaaaatttgaaagtacatcagaaaatacatactggtgtgagagagtacatgtgctttgagtgtgaaaagacttttactacagcaaactgtttaaaactgcaccagaggattcacactggagaaaaaccttacaagtgttcacactgtgacaagagatgcAGTCATTTaacacatctgaaaacacatgagaggatccacactggagagaaaccttacaagtgttcacactgtgacaagagattcaatcactcagcaaatctgaaaacacatgagaggatccacactggagagaaaccgtatcactgcactgACTGTGGGAAGTGTTTCATTCAATATTCttctctacacaaacacacaaaaaacaatcacagcaagtag